A window from Chloroflexota bacterium encodes these proteins:
- a CDS encoding ATP-binding protein: MSVQAFGDNTFVTVRIRDHGKTISKEGQAKLFEPYFVAAQDRQEQQGLGLGLSLARQIIEAHGGKIGVQSADGEGNIFSFSIPIDGPAKA, translated from the coding sequence ATATCCGTCCAAGCCTTCGGGGACAACACCTTTGTCACCGTCCGCATCCGCGACCACGGAAAGACGATCTCTAAGGAGGGCCAGGCCAAGCTCTTTGAGCCCTATTTCGTAGCGGCGCAGGACCGGCAGGAACAGCAGGGGCTGGGGCTGGGCCTCTCCCTGGCACGCCAGATCATCGAGGCCCATGGCGGAAAGATCGGCGTGCAAAGCGCGGACGGAGAGGGTAATATCTTCTCGTTCAGTATCCCCATTGACGGGCCGGCAAAGGCTTAG